In the Halichoerus grypus chromosome 4, mHalGry1.hap1.1, whole genome shotgun sequence genome, one interval contains:
- the LOC144381539 gene encoding serine protease 40-like has protein sequence MTVYQLIVHSEFNKRYFMGSDIALLQLHLSVNFTSHILPACLPGPTTKLPAHSSCWITGWGMITEDDFLASPLQLQEGEVGIVDSEVCKMYFQSPDSSSSEYSIHEDMFCAGDLMTGKSICRGDSGGPLVCKLNSSTWFLMGLSSWSLACRYPISPSVFTRLTYFSSWISEKQRTSPNPEPSFAPPQEKPPILSDFTSLGAVHKPSTCITLVSSQTLLLLLISLRTL, from the exons ATGACAGTGTATCAACTCATTGTTCACAGTGAATTTAACAAGCGCTACTTCATGGGCAGCGACATCGCCCTGTTGCAACTGCATCTGTCTGTGAACTTTACTTCCCACATTCTCCCCGCCTGCCTCCCAGGGCCGACCACGAAGCTGCCCGCTCACAGCAGCTGCTGGATCACTGGCTGGGGGATGATCACCGAGGATG aTTTCCTGGCCTCACCATTGCAGCTGCAGGAAGGAGAGGTTGGCATTGTTGACAGTGAGGTCTGTAAAATGTATTTCCAATCGCCAGACTCCAGCAGCAGTGAATATTCTATACACGAGGATATGTTTTGTGCCGGGGACCTCATGACAGGAAAGTCCATCTGCCGA GGAGATTCTGGGGGCCCCCTGGTCTGCAAGCTGAACAGTAGTACTTGGTTTCTGATGGGGCTGTCTAGCTGGAGCCTGGCCTGCCGCTACCCCATAAGTCCCAGCGTCTTCACCAGGCTCACCTACTTCTCCAGCTGGATCAGTGAGAAGCAGAGGACCTCGCCCAATCCCGAACCTTCTTTTGCTCCTCCTCAGGAAAAACCTCCTATTTTGAgtgacttcacttctctgggcgCCGTCCACAAGCCCAGCACCTGCATAACCCTTGTGTCTTCACAgaccctcctcctgctgctgatTTCCCTAAGGACTCTATGA
- the LOC118550301 gene encoding LOW QUALITY PROTEIN: putative G-protein coupled receptor 148 (The sequence of the model RefSeq protein was modified relative to this genomic sequence to represent the inferred CDS: inserted 2 bases in 2 codons; deleted 1 base in 1 codon; substituted 1 base at 1 genomic stop codon) yields MQDQLTPCRLDTTAWPASDQLICEPPCMPQLASNTXLRLGDLSVPVTMLRWLFLPSSLLAVATLARTPMLLVTILQSXRLRQEPHYLLLANILLSDLAXLVFHMLISSSNMGSWALTAFIACGALTDAIFIAYTSTILSFMATVLHTYLAVVYPLHYFFMSYEAAQKVVALIWLVACFFPTCLIWLSKRQDARFKQGASCILQLSLGTEPGRGPLVTVTHICILCILFLGIAFITYCLWRIYAETRTSGIWVQGYSWARGTLLIHTVLIMLYVSPVVVFSLDIMLTKYHHIDARTHVWLMAANSEVFMMLLHAMLPYLYTLRYQQLLGMVRGHFSSKRHSDIFTIS; encoded by the exons ATGCAGGATCAGTTGACACCCTGTCGCCTGGACACAACAGCCTGGCCAGCCTCTGACCAGCTCATCTGTGAGCCCCCCTGCATGCCTCAGTTAGCCAGCAACA TCCTGAGGCTCGGAGACCTGAGCGTGCCTGTCACCATGCTGCGCTGGCTGTTCCTCCCTTCAAGCCTGCTGGCCGTAGCCACACTGGCTCGGACCCCCATGCTGCTGGTAACCATCCTGCAGAGTTAGAGACTTCGGCAAGAGCCCCACTACCTGCTGCTGGCTAACATCCTGCTCTCGGATCTGG TGCTTGTCTTCCACATGCTCATCTCCTCCAGCAACATGGGCAGCTGGGCCCTG ACTGCATTCATTGCTTGTGGTGCTCTCACAGATGCTATCTTCATTGCCTATACCAGCACCATCTTGTCCTTCATGGCCACTGTGCTGCACACCTACCTGGCAGTTGTTTATCCTCTGCACTACTTCTTCATGTCCTATGAAGCTGCCCAGAAAGTGGTGGCCCTCATCTGGCTGGTGGCCTGCTTCTTCCCCACATGTCTCATTTGGCTTAGCAAGCGGCAGGATGCCAGGTTCAAGCAAGGGGCCTCATGCATCCTGCAGCTGAGCCTGGGCACTGAGCCAGGCCGTGGCCCACTGGTCACTGTCACCCACATCTGCATTTTATGCATTCTCTTTCTAGGCATAGCTTTCATCACCTACTGCTTATGGAGGATCTATGCAGAGACTAGGACTTCAGGCATCTGGGTGCAGGGCTATTCCTGGGCCAGGGGTACCCTGCTTATCCACACAGTGTTAATCATGCTGTATGTTAGCCCAGTTGTGGTGTTTTCCCTGGACATCATGCTAACCAAGTACCACCACATTGATGCCAGAACTCATGTGTGGCTCATGGCAGCCAACAGTGAGGTGTTCATGATGCTTCTTCATGCCATGCTCCCATACCTGTACACACTCCGTTACCAGCAGCTGCTGGGGATGGTCCGGGGCCACTTCTCATCCAAGAGGCACAGTGACATCTTCACTATTTCTTAG